One Glycine max cultivar Williams 82 chromosome 3, Glycine_max_v4.0, whole genome shotgun sequence DNA window includes the following coding sequences:
- the LOC100798827 gene encoding uncharacterized protein isoform X1 produces the protein MLLFLLWDVLKYDSSIFFYYTEWTFILVTIYFALGTIVSAYGCWRFFNKPVIHNGAKAEFLRRDVEETISTNLITSNKLESRYVEEDFQQRAGFWGFVMQTIYQLMSCMHALNAFFLLLDTALNNLPFPWFRVSYFVLWSCGYVIFQWVIHAFGFKWWPYPFLELNNKWAPIWYLCLAVIHAPCHMACIIWIVRAKNTILPRLFPRAFLS, from the exons ATGCTCCTCTTCTTACTCTGGGATGTTCTCAAATATGATTCAAGCATCTTTTTTTACTATACTGA GTGGACTTTCATATTGGTTACCATATATTTTGCG TTGGGGACCATTGTATCTGCATATGGATGTTGGCGGTTCTTTAATAAACCTGTCATTCACAATGGAGCAAAGGCTGAGTTTCTGAGAAGGGATGTAGAAGAGACAATCTCTACAAACTTAATCACTTCCAACAAGTTGGAAAGCCGTTATGTTGAAGAGGACTTTCAACAAAGAGCAGGGTTTTGGGGTTTCGTCATGCAAACTATATATCAG TTGATGAGTTGCATGCACGCATTGAATGCATTTTTCCTCCTTTTGGATACAGCTCTTAATAATTTA CCATTTCCTTGGTTTAGAGTCTCCTATTTTGTTCTCTGGAGTTGTGGTTATGTCATTTTTCAATGGGTCATCCACGCCTTTGGTTTTAAATg GTGGCCATATCCCTTTCTGGAGCTTAATAACAAGTGGGCTCCTATATG GTATTTGTGCCTGGCAGTAATCCATGCCCCTTGCCATATGGCGTGTATCATCTGGATAGTCCGAGCCAAAAATACGATTCTCCCCAGATTGTTCCCTCGAGCATTTTTGTCATAG
- the LOC100798827 gene encoding uncharacterized protein isoform X2, which produces MLLFLLWDVLKYDSSIFFYYTEWTFILVTIYFALGTIVSAYGCWRFFNKPVIHNGAKAEFLRRDVEETISTNLITSNKLESRYVEEDFQQRAGFWGFVMQTIYQPFPWFRVSYFVLWSCGYVIFQWVIHAFGFKWWPYPFLELNNKWAPIWYLCLAVIHAPCHMACIIWIVRAKNTILPRLFPRAFLS; this is translated from the exons ATGCTCCTCTTCTTACTCTGGGATGTTCTCAAATATGATTCAAGCATCTTTTTTTACTATACTGA GTGGACTTTCATATTGGTTACCATATATTTTGCG TTGGGGACCATTGTATCTGCATATGGATGTTGGCGGTTCTTTAATAAACCTGTCATTCACAATGGAGCAAAGGCTGAGTTTCTGAGAAGGGATGTAGAAGAGACAATCTCTACAAACTTAATCACTTCCAACAAGTTGGAAAGCCGTTATGTTGAAGAGGACTTTCAACAAAGAGCAGGGTTTTGGGGTTTCGTCATGCAAACTATATATCAG CCATTTCCTTGGTTTAGAGTCTCCTATTTTGTTCTCTGGAGTTGTGGTTATGTCATTTTTCAATGGGTCATCCACGCCTTTGGTTTTAAATg GTGGCCATATCCCTTTCTGGAGCTTAATAACAAGTGGGCTCCTATATG GTATTTGTGCCTGGCAGTAATCCATGCCCCTTGCCATATGGCGTGTATCATCTGGATAGTCCGAGCCAAAAATACGATTCTCCCCAGATTGTTCCCTCGAGCATTTTTGTCATAG